GGGGCATCTTCCTGCGCAATCACGACGAGCTGACCCTGGAGATGGTCACCGACGAGGAACGCGACTACATGTGGGCGGAGTACGCCAAGGACCCGCGGATGCGCGCCAACATCGGCATCCGCCGCCGCCTCGCGCCCCTGCTGGACAACGACCGCAACCAGATCGAGCTGTTCACCGCCCTGCTGCTGTCCCTTCCCGGCTCGCCGATCCTGTACTACGGCGACGAGATCGGCATGGGCGACAACATCTGGCTCGGCGACCGCGACGCCGTGCGCACCCCGATGCAGTGGACACCGGACCGCAACGCGGGCTTCTCGTCCTGTGACCCCGGGCGGCTCTACCTCCCCACGATCATGGACCCGGTCTATGGCTATCAGGTGACGAACGTCGAGGCCTCCATGTCCTCCCCGTCCTCCCTGCTGCACTGGACACGCCGCATGATCGAGATCCGCAAGCAGAATCCCGCGTTCGGACTGGGCACCTTCACCGAACTGCAGTCATCGAACCCGGCGGTGCTGGCTTTCCTGCGCGAGTACAAGGACGATCTCGTGCTGTGCGTGCACAATTTCTCCCGGTTCGCCCAGCCCACCGAGCTCGACCTGCGCGAGTTCGACGGCCGGCATCCGGTGGAGCTCATCGGCGGCGTGCGCTTCCCGGCCATCGGCGAACTCCCCTACTTGCTGACCCTCGCAGGCCACGGCTTCTACTGGTTCCGGCTCTCCCGAGTCGCATCCCGCATCGGCCGACGCCTTTGAACGTGTGCCGAGGAAAGGACGCGTCACCATGCCGAAGACCGCATCACTGAGTCCGAGACAGGCCGTCGTCGCCGATCCCATGGCCTCGCTCGACGGGCTGCTGCGCGAGTGGCTGCCCAGGCAGCGCTGGTTCGCGGGCAAGGACCGGCCGGTCACGGAACTCGGCCTGCTGTCCCTGACCGAGGTGTTCCCGGGCTGTCTGCACCTGCTGGTGCAGGCCGGTCCGGACTGCTACCAACTGCTGCTGGGTGTGCGGGAGCACGTCTCGCCGCGCCTGGGACGGGCGTTGATCGGCAGGGCCGGGACCGGCCCGCTGGCCGGCCTGACGGTGTACGACGCGCTGCAGGACCCCCGGTCGGCCCAGCTGTTGTTGGAGCGGCTGAGGTGCCCCGGCAGGTCGGGACCGCTGCTCTTCGAGGCGGCGCCCTCCATGGCGGTGCCCGCCGGGCTGGTCCCGCGTGTCCTGGACGCGGAGCAGTCCAACTCGTCGCTGGTGTACGGCGAGGAGTTCATCCTGAAGGTCTTCCGGCGCATCCAGCCGGGCGTCAATCCCGACCTGGAGGTGCCGGGGGCGCTGGCCGGGGAGGGCTGCCGGCGGGTGCCGGCGCCGGTGGCATGGTTCCGGACCACGTATCCGCACGAGGCGACGCTCGGGGTGCTGCAGCCCTTCCTGCGGGGTGCCTCCGACGGCTGGACGCTGGCGCTGCGCGCGCTGGCCACGGGTGACGACTTCGCCGCGCAGGCCCGTGAGCTGGGCCGGGCCACGGCGGAGGTGCACCTCGCGCTGGGTGCCGCCTTTCCCACCGGCACCCATGACGAGGGGGCCCGCACGGCGGCGGCGATGGCCGAGCGCCTGGACGCCGCCGCCCAGGCCGTCCCCGCGCTGCGCCCGTACGTCCCGGGGCTGCGCACCGCGTTCGGCGCCCTCATCTCGTGCGACCCCGGGCCGCCCGCCCAGCGCGTCCACGGCGACCTGCACCTCGGTCAGGTCCTGCGGGCCGGCCGGGACTGGTTCGTCATCGACTTCGAGGGCGAGCCGTCCCGGCCCCTCGCCGAGCGGCGCGGCACCCAGTCCCCGGTCAGGGACATCGCCGGGATGCTGCGCTCCTTCGACTACGCGGCACGGCAGCGCCGCCCCTGGCGCCCGGAGTGGGCGCGCCGCTGCCGGGAGGCGTACTGCGCGGGCTATGCCGACCGGGCCGGCTGGGACCCGCGCAAGAAGCACGGGCTGTTGCGTGCCTATGAGACGGATCGGGCGGTGTACGAGGTC
Above is a genomic segment from Streptomyces sp. SLBN-31 containing:
- a CDS encoding maltokinase N-terminal cap-like domain-containing protein — encoded protein: MPKTASLSPRQAVVADPMASLDGLLREWLPRQRWFAGKDRPVTELGLLSLTEVFPGCLHLLVQAGPDCYQLLLGVREHVSPRLGRALIGRAGTGPLAGLTVYDALQDPRSAQLLLERLRCPGRSGPLLFEAAPSMAVPAGLVPRVLDAEQSNSSLVYGEEFILKVFRRIQPGVNPDLEVPGALAGEGCRRVPAPVAWFRTTYPHEATLGVLQPFLRGASDGWTLALRALATGDDFAAQARELGRATAEVHLALGAAFPTGTHDEGARTAAAMAERLDAAAQAVPALRPYVPGLRTAFGALISCDPGPPAQRVHGDLHLGQVLRAGRDWFVIDFEGEPSRPLAERRGTQSPVRDIAGMLRSFDYAARQRRPWRPEWARRCREAYCAGYADRAGWDPRKKHGLLRAYETDRAVYEVLYEARHRPDWLPVPMAAIERLAVRGG